From Tachypleus tridentatus isolate NWPU-2018 chromosome 8, ASM421037v1, whole genome shotgun sequence, a single genomic window includes:
- the LOC143258533 gene encoding SH3 domain-containing protein Dlish-like, protein MHPPQSINNNNHLPSSGVTEDLWFHGSESVMLYDYKAQAPDDLSVQRGDWVYADLNNQTVDGWIWACALKMRKYGFIPKAYARPPAMTSL, encoded by the coding sequence ATGCATCCTCCACAGTCTATAAACAACAATAATCATCTTCCATCTTCTGGAGTCACTGAAGATCTTTGGTTTCATGGAAGTGAATCAGTGATGCTGTATGACTATAAGGCACAAGCTCCTGATGACCTGAGTGTACAAAGGGGAGATTGGGTTTATGCAGACTTGAACAACCAGACAGTGGATGGTTGGATTTGGGCCTGTGCCCTCAAGATGAGAAAGTATGGGTTTATTCCTAAGGCTTATGCAAGGCCTCCTGCTATGACATCATTATAG